One segment of Trichlorobacter ammonificans DNA contains the following:
- a CDS encoding FecR family protein: MKNPRKITAISLLLLCLLLWSSVALAATAASVTHLSGPLLARKTDGTTKALSIGSKIDEGDTVITQKRTYARLKFSDGSEVTLKPDTQFRVEQHRYDQANPKNDVGSYNLIKGGLRTITGQIGKRGNQDSYRMKTPTATIGIRGTIYDAQFCTGNSCGAVEPGLYLAVADGQVVITNNEGVQTTLQVKAGQYVYVQNPTTPPVVLPTKPNIPFNPPPSVSQGSRGQGGEGGAAQGGGTTDCIVR, encoded by the coding sequence ATGAAAAACCCAAGAAAAATTACTGCAATTAGCCTGCTGCTGCTCTGCCTGCTGCTGTGGTCGTCTGTTGCGCTGGCTGCAACGGCCGCCAGCGTGACCCACCTGTCCGGTCCCCTGCTGGCGCGCAAGACGGATGGTACCACGAAAGCTTTGTCTATCGGTTCCAAGATTGACGAAGGCGATACGGTGATAACGCAGAAACGAACCTATGCCCGGCTGAAGTTTTCCGACGGCAGCGAAGTGACCCTGAAGCCGGACACACAGTTCAGGGTGGAGCAGCACCGCTACGATCAGGCAAATCCCAAAAACGATGTCGGTTCCTACAACCTGATCAAAGGGGGGCTGCGCACCATTACGGGACAGATCGGCAAACGGGGCAACCAGGACAGTTACCGTATGAAAACCCCCACGGCCACCATCGGTATCCGCGGTACCATTTACGACGCGCAATTCTGCACCGGAAACTCCTGCGGTGCCGTCGAGCCGGGGCTCTACCTGGCGGTTGCCGACGGTCAGGTCGTGATTACCAACAACGAGGGAGTACAAACCACCCTGCAGGTGAAGGCCGGTCAATACGTCTACGTTCAGAACCCTACCACGCCACCAGTGGTGTTGCCGACAAAGCCGAACATACCCTTCAACCCGCCGCCATCGGTTTCCCAAGGGTCGCGAGGCCAGGGAGGAGAAGGGGGGGCGGCGCAGGGAGGAGGGACGACGGACTGTATCGTGCGCTGA
- a CDS encoding two-partner secretion domain-containing protein yields MNRVYRLIWSRLREAWVVVSEAVRGSGGAAPVTVGNLLAAALLASSAGTVYALPTSPTVVSGTAGIVSSGGTMTITNSANAIINWQGFSIGQGETARFIQPSALSAVLNRVTGGDPSKILGALQSNGKVLLINPNGILFGPNSRVDVNGLIASTLTITNEDFLAGRMKFSAGPTAGKVENRGSIATPSGGGVYLIAPAVENSGVITAPNGDVLLAAGKEVLLVDRRSPEIAVVVTAPAGESLNLGTIVADAGRIGMYGSVVRQKGRISANSAVQDAQGRIFLKSSGETTVASGSVTSADGSGTASGGKVIVWSDGATVVDGTISAKGGEQGGNGGFVETSGGNLAVNKAPDLTAPFGSGGTWLLDPYDIIIGSIDTTGTYTGSPNFVGNGGSSPSFIGASMIAGVLDGGTSVVVDTTGSGGGTGTITVSSAINTANAAAATLTLKAHNDITIDAALTMNNSLVLLADQDVSGAGSVVINKHVTAQNITASGRDIVFASLDGGTTYGRFTGGAVSLNAANVITANNYGFASEVTGSSLMLQAVNGIGAGGKVFVADVAGEISFSNVNNGVNIYNTSSSSIRNFTGINSNGPVRLESYDATFPTMLGNISSGGDLVIRMNRVATNSSAAINAGSNTVYLSSYNNSPVLSQSINGSQSWNLSGSDLERISAGKIVVGYDSFGNYTPNLSVATSSPLTLSGPKQLELYGQYISTGSNAIALAGNGSGLSLLGTLSGGQITLGSGTISVPDGTVKIGALSPSNNDIYLGGYSSPGLNIPSLGTITAQAVTIGSPGASSGAIHVVGAVTTPSASAHVFNAGAGGISQITGATITVPNLALNSVGSVTLAENNQVATLAASAGDAGNPNRNVTFRNQGNLSIGHVGGISGIGSFMNGVYDAAAPDAVISLTSSGAISQAGGALLRGKAVQATGTSVNLDQPNPTGIIAGEATGGAALDSFSYRSSNQILLSHVAGASGVTAAAAGTNPLGVKLISDNQGIAQEAGALLLAPGRGAHLDAGTAIYLEDAGNAVGSLAAISRNGADIVFSGSAPLAVTDLHQGVSGIQTSGGNLLLKAPAISLGANSHVGNAGLATDLYSATAGRTFSADYGILLAPYTPGANMVVGDGAATHDTTSLTSRQLRVGNSAVESFVPASGNISIAGSGINKPSTSLSIFTEGSISQTAPLNVGALQLFSGSGGITLENSANLFTGLMAEAQGGISIRNGGSMDVELVRAQGDVSLVAAGTIGLYDDISSGGAITIQAGGDLRQNAGTISNLDNRAADRDITLKGSNVVLSNVRSSRHVYLEATNTLDLTFNSYNSDYVDDDFFIYTLPFTFTYFGETFSQAFISSNGLISFGSGTSAYSDSLQDLAGYKAIAPAWNDWIVKPSQGKNVFISQPTTTSMAVKWDVERYYEAGSSARFETVLDTSGAISFNYGPASSSYAGDVTIGLGNGAAAIASQLMNMSGFSLNNLKSTTFIPTGSTYQETVGSSGGSLAGTTPLVAGFSTSGVSVSLPETPSGPAGLVAASNLTARAAGTLTIGTTVSAANGQISLESTTGSILRSGAGAPLIATSLRAAAGGSIGSYDTALLTQVGEWAGVTAGGSVYLKNVGAVQVNAGVSSQGGSVMLGSDGLLTISASVQAADAVGLFGNSIGHVAGTVAGSRVRFTATASETGTVTLGSVVNAVQSAEFTADNLVLAGTPTVRVSSTDIQSEIGIRPFSANRPITVGASGSGLNVLNTSEATFSAPTLVIGSDAGDDGLASGPLTIAGAITRSQRLGLVSAGTVTQRTGAAIAVPALGVLAGGGVSLNAASNMVDALAINTTAGDVAFSAGKPFSVVSVVGGLENPKIIAGVSTPSGSVTLATSGGDLALKAPVTAASGTVSLQSSGSILDATGSIGVQAQALFATAGVDIGSSAVPLSTQVPLWSTLTAGRSVYVDNYGAVATGSVPVVATTGDVTLRAHSPLTIGSGGVTAQGNILLEASASSVGGDNLTISGPVASTTGAISLKAGTGVVIAAGGSAVAPAGVTTIDQGGTVVKPPAPALETCIAAPATPGCATVLPSLTTCTAAPTTAGCSAVLPTLSACIAAPATAGCSAVLPTLAICTTAPTTTGCSVVLPQQQTSITQTTNQVVKETEQASTTPVAPAGLVLVALAPSKEESSSEGPSSQSETNGSNGKEEKKDKNKDKNTDAQSAGGEKKDEKPKKNYCN; encoded by the coding sequence ATGAACAGAGTGTATCGTCTGATCTGGAGCAGGTTGCGGGAAGCCTGGGTTGTGGTATCCGAAGCGGTACGGGGTAGTGGGGGAGCAGCGCCGGTGACGGTAGGCAACCTGCTGGCGGCGGCGCTGCTGGCGTCCTCAGCCGGCACGGTATACGCCCTGCCCACCAGTCCCACGGTAGTCAGCGGCACCGCCGGCATTGTCAGCTCCGGCGGCACCATGACCATCACCAACTCCGCCAATGCGATCATCAACTGGCAGGGGTTTTCCATCGGCCAGGGTGAAACCGCCCGCTTCATCCAACCCTCCGCCTTGAGCGCCGTACTCAACCGGGTCACCGGCGGCGATCCCTCCAAAATCCTGGGCGCCCTGCAATCCAACGGCAAGGTACTGCTGATCAATCCCAACGGCATCCTGTTCGGTCCCAACAGTCGGGTCGACGTCAACGGTCTGATCGCCTCCACGCTGACCATCACCAACGAAGACTTTCTGGCGGGCCGGATGAAGTTTTCGGCTGGTCCGACGGCCGGCAAGGTCGAGAATCGGGGGAGCATTGCCACGCCGTCCGGCGGCGGCGTGTACCTGATCGCGCCAGCTGTTGAGAACAGCGGGGTGATCACGGCTCCCAACGGTGACGTACTGCTGGCCGCCGGCAAGGAGGTGCTGCTGGTTGATCGCCGGAGTCCTGAGATTGCGGTTGTGGTGACGGCTCCTGCCGGCGAATCGTTGAACCTTGGTACGATTGTCGCTGATGCCGGTCGTATTGGCATGTACGGCAGCGTGGTGCGTCAGAAGGGGCGTATCAGCGCGAACAGCGCGGTGCAGGACGCCCAGGGGCGGATATTCCTGAAGTCGTCCGGGGAGACAACGGTTGCAAGCGGGAGCGTAACATCGGCGGACGGTAGCGGCACTGCCAGCGGCGGCAAGGTGATCGTCTGGTCCGACGGTGCAACGGTCGTTGATGGCACGATCAGCGCCAAAGGCGGGGAGCAGGGGGGCAACGGCGGATTTGTCGAAACCTCGGGTGGCAATCTGGCGGTGAATAAGGCTCCGGACCTGACGGCGCCGTTTGGCAGCGGAGGAACGTGGCTGCTTGATCCCTACGATATCATCATCGGCTCCATCGACACCACCGGCACCTATACCGGTTCGCCGAATTTTGTCGGAAATGGCGGCTCAAGTCCTTCCTTCATCGGTGCTTCCATGATCGCCGGAGTGCTTGATGGCGGTACCAGCGTCGTGGTTGATACCACCGGCAGCGGCGGGGGGACCGGCACTATTACGGTGTCTTCAGCAATAAACACAGCCAATGCCGCTGCAGCCACCCTGACGCTTAAGGCCCACAACGATATTACGATTGATGCTGCGCTGACCATGAATAACTCGCTGGTGCTGCTGGCCGATCAGGATGTATCGGGAGCCGGCAGTGTCGTGATCAATAAGCACGTGACCGCCCAGAACATTACTGCCAGCGGCCGGGATATCGTGTTTGCCAGCCTTGATGGCGGAACAACCTACGGCAGGTTTACCGGTGGCGCTGTTTCCCTGAATGCCGCCAATGTCATAACGGCCAACAACTACGGGTTTGCCTCTGAAGTGACGGGCTCGTCACTCATGCTCCAGGCAGTAAACGGTATCGGCGCCGGTGGCAAGGTGTTCGTGGCGGACGTTGCCGGAGAAATCAGCTTCAGTAATGTCAACAACGGGGTCAACATCTACAACACCTCTTCCTCGTCGATCCGCAACTTTACCGGCATCAACAGCAACGGACCGGTCAGGCTGGAGTCCTACGATGCAACATTCCCGACCATGCTGGGCAACATCAGCAGCGGCGGCGACCTGGTCATCAGGATGAACAGAGTGGCCACCAACAGCAGTGCCGCAATCAATGCGGGAAGCAACACGGTCTATCTTTCTTCCTATAATAACAGTCCGGTCCTGAGCCAGAGCATCAACGGGTCGCAGTCCTGGAATCTGAGCGGCAGCGATCTGGAGCGGATTTCCGCCGGAAAAATCGTCGTGGGTTACGACAGCTTCGGCAATTATACGCCCAACCTGTCGGTGGCTACCTCCTCCCCTCTTACCCTAAGCGGCCCGAAGCAACTTGAGCTGTACGGCCAGTACATCAGTACCGGCAGCAATGCCATAGCGCTCGCCGGCAACGGGTCGGGCCTCTCGCTGCTCGGCACCCTGTCGGGCGGCCAGATAACCCTGGGCAGCGGCACCATCAGCGTTCCGGACGGCACGGTGAAGATCGGGGCGCTCTCGCCTTCAAACAACGATATCTACCTGGGAGGCTACTCCTCGCCAGGTCTGAATATTCCCTCGCTCGGCACGATAACCGCGCAGGCCGTCACCATCGGCTCCCCCGGGGCGTCATCCGGTGCAATACATGTCGTTGGAGCAGTCACGACGCCATCCGCATCAGCTCATGTCTTTAATGCTGGTGCCGGCGGGATCAGTCAGATAACGGGAGCCACGATCACCGTGCCCAACCTTGCCCTCAATTCCGTGGGAAGTGTCACGCTGGCCGAGAACAATCAGGTTGCCACGCTGGCCGCATCGGCGGGTGACGCTGGTAACCCCAACAGAAACGTTACGTTCCGCAATCAGGGGAACCTGAGTATCGGACATGTGGGAGGGATCAGCGGTATCGGCAGTTTTATGAACGGAGTGTACGACGCTGCCGCCCCTGACGCCGTTATCAGCCTTACCAGTTCCGGAGCGATCAGCCAGGCCGGCGGTGCGCTGTTGCGGGGTAAGGCAGTCCAGGCCACGGGGACATCGGTCAACCTCGATCAACCCAATCCCACCGGGATCATTGCCGGAGAGGCCACTGGCGGTGCTGCGCTCGACAGTTTCAGTTACCGCAGCAGCAACCAGATACTGCTGTCTCATGTTGCCGGCGCAAGCGGCGTTACTGCTGCCGCAGCCGGTACGAATCCACTGGGGGTCAAGCTGATCTCCGACAACCAGGGGATTGCCCAGGAAGCCGGTGCCCTGCTGCTTGCACCGGGGCGTGGGGCCCATCTCGACGCCGGCACAGCCATCTATCTTGAGGATGCGGGTAATGCGGTTGGCTCCCTTGCGGCGATCTCCCGCAACGGCGCGGACATCGTCTTTAGCGGCAGTGCGCCGCTTGCCGTCACTGACCTGCACCAGGGGGTCAGCGGCATCCAGACCTCCGGCGGCAATCTGCTGCTCAAGGCGCCGGCAATCTCCCTGGGGGCGAACAGCCATGTCGGCAATGCCGGTCTGGCGACGGACCTGTATTCGGCGACAGCCGGCAGGACATTCAGTGCGGACTACGGCATTCTGCTGGCTCCGTACACGCCGGGGGCGAACATGGTCGTGGGCGACGGTGCCGCCACCCATGACACTACCTCGCTCACCAGCCGACAGCTCCGTGTCGGCAATTCCGCGGTTGAGTCCTTTGTGCCCGCTTCCGGGAACATCAGCATAGCGGGCAGCGGCATCAACAAACCGTCAACCAGCCTGAGTATTTTTACTGAAGGCTCAATCAGTCAGACTGCCCCGCTCAATGTGGGTGCGCTCCAGCTCTTCTCCGGCAGTGGCGGCATAACCCTCGAAAACAGCGCCAACCTCTTCACCGGACTCATGGCGGAAGCGCAGGGCGGCATCAGCATCAGGAACGGCGGCAGCATGGATGTGGAGCTGGTGCGCGCGCAGGGAGACGTTTCGCTGGTTGCCGCCGGAACTATCGGACTCTACGACGACATCAGCAGTGGTGGTGCCATCACGATTCAGGCGGGTGGCGACCTGCGCCAAAACGCGGGGACCATTTCCAATCTTGACAACAGGGCTGCCGACCGGGACATCACCCTGAAAGGAAGCAACGTGGTGCTTAGTAACGTCCGCTCAAGCCGGCACGTTTACCTTGAGGCCACAAACACGCTGGACCTGACCTTCAACAGTTACAACAGCGATTACGTTGACGACGACTTTTTCATCTACACGCTGCCCTTCACCTTCACCTATTTCGGCGAAACGTTCTCCCAGGCCTTTATTTCCAGCAACGGCCTGATCAGTTTTGGTAGCGGCACCAGCGCGTACAGTGACAGTCTCCAGGACCTTGCCGGCTACAAAGCCATTGCACCGGCCTGGAACGACTGGATCGTCAAGCCGTCCCAGGGGAAAAACGTGTTCATATCACAGCCGACCACCACCAGTATGGCGGTGAAATGGGATGTCGAACGCTATTACGAAGCAGGCAGCTCGGCCCGGTTCGAGACCGTACTCGACACCAGCGGAGCCATTTCCTTCAACTACGGGCCGGCCAGCAGCAGCTATGCCGGCGATGTGACCATCGGGCTCGGCAACGGTGCCGCGGCCATAGCTTCCCAGTTGATGAACATGTCCGGCTTCTCTCTGAACAACCTGAAATCAACCACGTTTATCCCTACAGGCAGCACTTATCAGGAGACCGTCGGCAGCAGTGGCGGCAGCCTGGCCGGCACAACACCGCTCGTCGCCGGCTTCAGCACTTCCGGGGTTTCCGTGAGCCTGCCCGAGACCCCGTCCGGTCCGGCCGGCCTGGTGGCAGCTTCCAACCTCACAGCACGGGCCGCCGGCACTCTGACCATTGGAACAACCGTCAGCGCAGCGAACGGACAGATCAGTCTTGAATCGACCACCGGCTCCATACTGCGTTCAGGCGCCGGTGCCCCCTTGATTGCCACCTCGCTCCGCGCTGCCGCAGGTGGAAGTATCGGTTCGTATGACACTGCTCTGCTGACCCAGGTGGGCGAATGGGCAGGCGTTACGGCGGGCGGCTCGGTCTACCTGAAGAACGTGGGTGCGGTGCAGGTAAACGCTGGTGTCTCGTCGCAGGGCGGAAGCGTCATGCTCGGCTCGGATGGGCTGCTGACAATCAGCGCTTCGGTTCAGGCCGCAGACGCCGTCGGGCTGTTTGGCAACAGCATCGGCCACGTGGCGGGGACGGTCGCGGGAAGCAGGGTACGGTTTACCGCCACAGCTTCCGAGACCGGCACCGTAACGCTCGGCTCTGTGGTCAATGCCGTCCAGTCGGCTGAGTTCACGGCGGATAACCTGGTTCTGGCCGGTACTCCGACGGTTAGGGTCAGCTCCACGGATATCCAGAGCGAAATCGGCATCCGGCCGTTTTCCGCCAATCGGCCGATTACCGTCGGTGCCAGCGGCAGCGGTCTGAACGTACTGAACACCAGCGAGGCAACGTTCAGCGCACCCACCCTCGTGATCGGGAGCGATGCTGGTGATGATGGGCTGGCGTCCGGTCCGTTGACCATTGCCGGTGCCATCACCCGTAGCCAGCGGCTGGGGCTGGTCAGTGCGGGAACGGTAACGCAGCGTACCGGAGCAGCCATTGCGGTGCCCGCCCTGGGGGTGCTCGCGGGCGGCGGCGTCAGCCTGAATGCCGCGTCCAACATGGTAGACGCACTCGCCATTAATACCACGGCAGGCGATGTGGCGTTCAGTGCCGGCAAGCCGTTTTCAGTCGTTTCGGTGGTGGGAGGCCTGGAAAACCCCAAAATCATTGCCGGTGTTTCAACGCCGTCCGGTAGTGTGACGCTTGCAACATCCGGTGGAGATCTGGCTTTGAAGGCGCCGGTCACTGCTGCGTCCGGAACGGTGAGCCTGCAGAGCTCCGGTTCGATTCTCGATGCCACCGGCAGTATCGGCGTCCAGGCCCAGGCACTGTTCGCCACGGCCGGTGTGGATATCGGCTCATCTGCGGTACCGTTGTCGACCCAGGTGCCGCTCTGGTCGACGCTGACGGCCGGCAGGTCGGTGTATGTCGATAACTATGGCGCCGTTGCGACCGGAAGCGTGCCGGTTGTCGCCACCACGGGCGACGTCACCCTGCGGGCGCACAGTCCTTTGACCATTGGCAGCGGCGGCGTCACGGCCCAAGGGAATATCCTGCTCGAGGCATCTGCCAGTTCCGTTGGCGGTGACAACCTGACGATTAGCGGGCCGGTTGCCTCGACGACTGGTGCCATCAGCCTGAAAGCAGGCACCGGCGTGGTAATAGCCGCAGGCGGGTCTGCCGTGGCACCGGCCGGTGTCACGACGATAGACCAGGGAGGAACGGTCGTCAAACCGCCAGCACCGGCCCTTGAGACCTGCATCGCCGCTCCGGCCACTCCCGGATGTGCGACGGTGCTTCCGTCGCTGACCACCTGTACTGCCGCCCCGACGACCGCCGGCTGCTCCGCAGTGCTGCCGACCCTGTCGGCATGCATTGCCGCTCCGGCCACTGCCGGTTGCAGTGCCGTTCTTCCCACCCTGGCCATCTGCACTACCGCCCCGACGACCACCGGCTGCTCCGTGGTGCTGCCGCAGCAACAAACGTCGATCACCCAGACCACGAACCAGGTGGTGAAAGAGACCGAGCAGGCCAGCACGACACCGGTTGCACCTGCCGGGCTGGTGCTGGTCGCACTCGCCCCTTCCAAGGAAGAATCGTCATCTGAAGGCCCGTCGAGCCAGTCCGAAACCAATGGCAGTAACGGGAAGGAAGAGAAAAAAGACAAGAATAAGGACAAGAATACGGATGCACAGTCTGCCGGCGGAGAGAAAAAAGATGAAAAACCCAAGAAAAATTACTGCAATTAG
- a CDS encoding ShlB/FhaC/HecB family hemolysin secretion/activation protein has translation MKKQLLLGAIGLALCAAPLWAEETVVPRFDINRIQLEGNTVLPAPEVAAILKKYTGPQKDFGTLQEAMDELESAYRGRGYTLVTVILPEQELERGTVVMNVIEPVVSEILVEGNRHYSRDNILNALPTLKVGVPPRVAAISENLRAANENPGRKLTLQFRAEEKETELKAQVQVQDQKPWKVALSGDNTGSTQSGYYRTGLTLQHANLWDRDHVATLQYTTSPDHVEKVKIISGAYRIPLYGLGDTIDLFGGYSDVDNGKIADVISGGKGIVSGVRYNLMLPRIGAYEQKLILGFDYRFYDNTLKLGATDFNLLAPDHVVHPFSIAYGGSWSSDIFAFEGSLGVVHNEPWGGQGTRDYYAQAFQVSRPDTVVDYWAFRYGFNKLIYLPNDWLLRSFGSGQYTPDRLIPGEQLGLGGANSVRGYEEREESWDAGFSGSIELYTPDMARLLAVPRTQFRLAGFFDGGVGYNLRAKPGELESNSLTSAGVGFRLGIGDLFSFSLDWGHALDNSSNTRRGGNAVHFKGALVY, from the coding sequence ATGAAAAAGCAGCTGCTGCTGGGTGCGATCGGTCTTGCGCTGTGTGCCGCGCCCCTGTGGGCCGAAGAGACGGTGGTGCCGCGCTTCGACATCAATCGTATCCAGCTTGAGGGGAATACGGTCCTGCCGGCTCCGGAGGTTGCCGCCATCCTCAAGAAATACACCGGACCGCAAAAGGACTTCGGCACCCTGCAGGAAGCGATGGATGAGCTGGAATCGGCCTACCGGGGGCGGGGCTACACCCTGGTAACCGTGATTCTGCCGGAACAGGAGCTGGAACGGGGCACCGTGGTCATGAACGTGATCGAGCCGGTGGTGAGCGAGATTCTGGTGGAGGGCAACCGGCACTACAGCCGCGACAACATTCTCAATGCGCTTCCGACCCTGAAGGTCGGTGTTCCTCCCAGGGTCGCCGCCATATCCGAGAATCTCCGGGCAGCTAATGAGAATCCGGGGCGCAAGCTTACCCTGCAGTTCAGGGCCGAGGAGAAGGAAACCGAATTGAAGGCGCAGGTACAGGTGCAGGACCAGAAGCCCTGGAAAGTGGCATTGAGCGGCGATAATACGGGGAGTACGCAGAGCGGGTATTACCGGACGGGATTGACGCTGCAGCACGCCAATCTGTGGGATCGGGACCATGTGGCAACCTTGCAGTACACCACGTCGCCGGACCATGTTGAAAAGGTCAAGATCATCAGCGGCGCCTACCGGATTCCGCTGTACGGCCTGGGCGACACCATTGACCTGTTCGGTGGCTATTCCGATGTGGACAACGGCAAGATCGCCGACGTCATTTCCGGCGGCAAGGGTATTGTCAGCGGCGTGCGCTACAACCTGATGCTGCCGAGGATCGGCGCATATGAACAGAAGCTGATTCTGGGATTCGACTACCGTTTCTACGACAACACCCTGAAACTGGGGGCAACCGATTTCAACCTGCTGGCACCGGATCACGTGGTGCATCCGTTCAGCATTGCCTATGGCGGCAGCTGGTCCAGCGATATCTTCGCCTTCGAGGGCTCCCTGGGAGTCGTGCATAACGAACCGTGGGGGGGGCAGGGTACCAGGGACTATTACGCGCAGGCCTTCCAGGTCTCCCGGCCGGATACGGTTGTCGATTACTGGGCGTTTCGTTACGGCTTCAACAAGCTGATCTACCTGCCCAACGACTGGCTGCTCCGCTCGTTCGGCAGCGGGCAGTACACACCTGATCGCCTGATTCCCGGTGAGCAGCTCGGTCTGGGGGGAGCGAACTCGGTTCGTGGCTACGAGGAACGTGAAGAATCGTGGGATGCCGGGTTCAGCGGGAGTATCGAACTCTATACGCCCGATATGGCCAGACTGCTTGCCGTGCCGCGCACACAGTTCCGCCTGGCCGGTTTCTTTGACGGCGGCGTTGGCTATAACCTCAGGGCCAAGCCCGGAGAGCTGGAATCCAATTCCTTAACCAGTGCAGGCGTCGGCTTTCGCCTGGGTATCGGTGACCTGTTCAGCTTCAGTCTGGACTGGGGACATGCGTTGGACAACTCGTCAAACACACGGCGGGGCGGCAATGCGGTCCACTTCAAGGGAGCGCTGGTGTATTGA
- a CDS encoding CHASE2 domain-containing protein, producing the protein MKKQLPRILAGSALVLLSLLYAAGLLPLRFLHQLELWSYDHRLTMTMPETRDDRIVIVDIDEKSLAEVGRWPWSRNVVARMVDQLFDRYQVAVVGFDVVFAEPDTSSGIRQLEQLARGPLRKNEAFRRELARVRDTLDYDALLASRFRNRPVVLGYYFVGEAQGARTAGVLPAPAISRERATAAVRGIAGKHGYGANIPVLQKAAGLGGHFNPDPDHDGVTRRVPMLQEYKGSYYESLSLAVLRAMFGLPELLPGTPPGAPDVLEWLQVADLRIPVDGRASALIPYRGSQGSFPYISAADILKGRVKKEQLEGAIVLVGTTAPGLMDLRSTPVSAVYAGVEIHATMIAGILDQTIRHAPGYARGAELATLALGGLVLSLLLPFLGPLASLGVTVTVLLVAGGVNWLAWRSGLVLPLASQMVLFPVLYAFNASYGFLVESRSRRQITGLFGQYVPPEIVGVMSRDPEHFTMEPESREMTVLFTDVVGFTGISEKLTPKELAQFMNEYLSAMTAIIYEYGGTVDKYIGDAIMAFWGAPLHDPDHALHAVQAATAMRRRMASLSREMAERGYPDLQIGVGINSGPMRVGNMGSSYRVAYTVMGDAVNLASRLEGLTRQYGIWLIAGQETKNRINGFAWRELDLVRVKGKDQPVAIFEPCGDEAALEKEYLNDITAFNEMVHAYRLQQWDQAEGMLQHLAAGRPDRGLYALYRDRIRQYRLKPPATSWDGVCTFTIK; encoded by the coding sequence ATGAAAAAACAGCTCCCGCGCATCCTTGCCGGCAGCGCCCTGGTGCTGCTCTCCCTGCTGTATGCTGCCGGCCTGCTTCCTTTGCGCTTCCTGCACCAGCTTGAGCTCTGGAGTTACGATCATCGTCTGACCATGACCATGCCGGAAACCCGGGATGACCGGATCGTGATCGTGGATATCGATGAAAAATCCCTTGCCGAGGTGGGACGCTGGCCCTGGAGCCGCAACGTGGTGGCGCGGATGGTGGACCAGCTGTTCGACCGTTACCAGGTGGCGGTGGTGGGGTTCGACGTCGTGTTCGCCGAACCGGATACCAGTTCCGGCATCCGGCAACTGGAACAACTGGCCCGCGGCCCCCTCAGGAAGAATGAGGCATTCAGAAGGGAGCTGGCGCGGGTGCGGGACACGCTCGATTACGACGCCCTGCTGGCTTCCCGTTTCAGAAATCGGCCGGTGGTGCTGGGCTACTACTTTGTCGGCGAGGCCCAGGGGGCGCGGACTGCCGGTGTCCTGCCGGCCCCGGCGATATCGAGGGAGCGGGCAACTGCGGCGGTGCGCGGCATTGCCGGCAAGCACGGCTATGGTGCCAACATTCCGGTGTTGCAGAAAGCGGCCGGGCTGGGGGGGCATTTCAATCCCGACCCCGACCATGACGGTGTCACCCGCCGGGTGCCGATGTTGCAGGAATACAAGGGCAGCTATTACGAATCCCTTTCCCTGGCAGTGCTCAGGGCCATGTTCGGGCTTCCGGAGCTGCTGCCCGGAACTCCTCCGGGAGCGCCGGACGTGCTGGAGTGGCTGCAGGTGGCTGATCTGAGGATTCCGGTGGATGGCCGGGCCAGCGCCCTGATCCCCTACCGGGGAAGCCAGGGGAGTTTTCCCTATATCTCTGCCGCGGATATTCTGAAGGGACGCGTCAAGAAAGAGCAGCTTGAAGGGGCCATCGTACTGGTGGGGACCACGGCGCCGGGGCTGATGGATCTGCGCTCCACGCCGGTATCAGCCGTCTACGCCGGGGTGGAGATCCATGCCACCATGATTGCCGGGATTCTCGACCAGACTATCCGCCATGCTCCCGGCTATGCCCGGGGGGCGGAGCTGGCGACCCTGGCGCTCGGCGGACTGGTGCTCAGTCTGCTGTTGCCGTTTCTGGGGCCGTTGGCATCGCTGGGGGTGACGGTGACGGTGCTGCTGGTGGCCGGCGGCGTCAACTGGCTGGCCTGGCGTTCCGGTCTGGTGCTGCCCTTGGCCTCCCAGATGGTGCTGTTTCCCGTGCTCTACGCCTTCAATGCCAGCTACGGATTCCTGGTGGAGTCCCGTTCCCGCCGTCAGATCACCGGTCTGTTCGGTCAGTACGTGCCGCCGGAAATCGTGGGCGTGATGAGCAGGGACCCGGAGCATTTTACCATGGAGCCGGAAAGTCGTGAGATGACCGTACTTTTTACCGACGTGGTGGGATTCACCGGTATTTCGGAAAAGCTCACGCCCAAAGAGCTGGCCCAGTTCATGAACGAGTACCTCTCGGCCATGACGGCCATTATCTACGAGTATGGCGGTACGGTGGACAAATATATCGGCGACGCCATCATGGCTTTCTGGGGAGCACCCTTGCATGATCCGGATCATGCCCTGCACGCGGTGCAGGCGGCAACGGCCATGCGAAGACGGATGGCGTCCCTCTCCCGGGAGATGGCGGAGCGTGGCTATCCCGACCTGCAGATTGGCGTCGGCATCAACAGCGGACCGATGCGGGTGGGCAACATGGGGTCAAGCTACCGGGTTGCCTACACGGTTATGGGCGATGCGGTCAACCTGGCCTCCCGCCTGGAAGGGCTGACGCGGCAGTACGGCATCTGGCTGATCGCCGGTCAGGAAACCAAAAACAGAATCAACGGGTTCGCCTGGCGGGAGCTGGACTTGGTGCGGGTCAAGGGCAAGGATCAACCGGTGGCCATTTTTGAGCCCTGCGGCGATGAAGCGGCGCTTGAAAAAGAGTATTTGAATGATATAACGGCGTTTAATGAAATGGTGCATGCCTATCGCCTGCAGCAGTGGGATCAGGCCGAGGGAATGCTGCAGCATCTGGCGGCGGGAAGACCTGATCGCGGACTGTATGCGCTCTATCGGGACCGCATCCGGCAGTATCGGCTGAAACCTCCAGCCACCTCCTGGGACGGTGTCTGTACCTTTACTATCAAATAA